One genomic region from Burkholderia latens encodes:
- a CDS encoding ABC transporter permease, whose protein sequence is MSLFSFLGALEIGLIFSLVALGVLISFRILNFPDLTVDGSFPLGGAVAATLISAGHDPFTSTVIAIVAGALAGFVTGWLNVRLKIMDLLASILMMIALYSVNLRIMGRPNVPLITEPTVFTVLQPDWMPDYVLRPALLAIVVVVAKLGLDWFFSSQLGLAMRATGANPRMARAQGIATGRATLAGMALSNALVALAGALFAQTQGGADISMGIGTIVIGLAAVIIGETLLPARRLVLTTLAVVLGAIVYRFFIALALNSEFIGLKAQDLNLVTAALVTIALVLPATRKKLFARKNGGA, encoded by the coding sequence ATGTCTCTGTTCTCGTTTCTGGGCGCGCTGGAGATCGGCCTGATCTTCAGCCTCGTCGCCCTCGGGGTGCTGATTTCGTTCCGCATCCTCAACTTCCCCGATCTCACGGTCGACGGCAGCTTTCCGCTCGGCGGCGCCGTCGCCGCAACGCTGATCTCTGCCGGCCACGACCCGTTCACGTCGACCGTGATCGCGATCGTTGCCGGCGCGCTGGCGGGCTTCGTCACCGGCTGGCTCAACGTGCGGCTGAAGATCATGGACCTGCTCGCCAGCATCCTGATGATGATCGCGCTCTACTCGGTGAACCTGCGGATCATGGGCCGGCCGAACGTGCCGCTCATCACCGAGCCGACCGTCTTTACCGTACTGCAGCCGGACTGGATGCCCGACTACGTGCTGCGCCCGGCGCTGCTCGCGATCGTCGTCGTGGTCGCGAAGCTCGGCCTCGACTGGTTCTTCTCGTCGCAGCTCGGCCTCGCGATGCGTGCGACTGGCGCGAACCCGCGGATGGCGCGCGCGCAAGGCATCGCGACGGGGCGGGCGACGCTCGCCGGGATGGCGCTGTCGAATGCGCTCGTCGCGCTCGCAGGCGCGTTGTTCGCGCAGACGCAGGGCGGTGCGGACATCTCGATGGGGATCGGCACGATCGTGATCGGGCTGGCCGCCGTGATCATCGGCGAGACGCTGCTGCCCGCGCGCCGGCTCGTGCTGACGACGCTCGCCGTCGTGCTCGGCGCGATCGTCTACCGCTTCTTCATCGCGCTGGCGCTGAACAGCGAATTCATCGGCCTGAAGGCGCAGGACCTGAACCTCGTGACGGCCGCGCTCGTCACGATCGCGCTGGTGCTGCCGGCGACGCGCAAGAAGCTGTTCGCGCGCAAGAACGGAGGGGCATGA
- a CDS encoding ABC transporter substrate-binding protein translates to MKRFKTFAIRSITAGVAALALAGAAHAQTVKVLSIVDHPALDAIRDGVRAELKAEGYGDDKLKWEYQSAQGNTGTAAQIARKFVGDQPDVIVAIATPAAQAVVASTKSVPVVYSGVTDPVAAQLVKGWGPSGANVTGVSDKLPLDRQVALIKRVVPKAKTVGMVYNPGEANSVVVVKELKEILAKQGMTLKEAAAPRTVDIGPAAKSLIGKVDVIYTNTDNNVVSAYEALVKVANEAKIPLVAGDTDSVKRGGIAALGINYGDLGRQTGKVVARILKGEKPGAIASETSSNLELFVNTGAAAKQGVTLSPDLVKEAKTVIK, encoded by the coding sequence ATGAAGCGTTTCAAGACTTTCGCGATCCGTTCGATCACGGCCGGCGTCGCTGCGCTCGCGCTGGCGGGCGCCGCGCACGCGCAGACCGTCAAGGTGCTGTCGATCGTCGATCACCCGGCGCTCGATGCGATCCGCGACGGCGTGCGCGCGGAACTGAAGGCCGAAGGCTACGGCGACGACAAGCTCAAGTGGGAATACCAGAGCGCGCAGGGCAACACGGGCACGGCTGCGCAGATCGCGCGCAAGTTCGTCGGCGACCAGCCGGACGTAATCGTCGCGATTGCGACGCCGGCCGCGCAGGCGGTCGTCGCGTCGACCAAGAGCGTGCCGGTCGTGTATTCGGGTGTGACCGATCCGGTCGCGGCGCAGCTCGTGAAGGGCTGGGGTCCGTCGGGCGCCAACGTGACCGGCGTGTCCGACAAGCTGCCGCTCGACCGCCAGGTCGCGCTGATCAAGCGCGTCGTGCCGAAGGCAAAGACGGTCGGCATGGTGTACAACCCGGGCGAGGCGAACTCGGTCGTCGTCGTGAAGGAGCTCAAGGAGATCCTCGCGAAGCAGGGGATGACGCTGAAGGAAGCGGCCGCGCCGCGCACCGTCGACATCGGCCCGGCCGCGAAGAGCCTGATCGGCAAGGTCGACGTGATCTATACGAATACCGACAACAACGTCGTGTCCGCGTACGAAGCGCTCGTGAAGGTCGCGAACGAGGCGAAGATTCCGCTCGTCGCCGGCGACACCGACAGCGTGAAGCGCGGCGGCATCGCGGCGCTCGGCATCAACTACGGCGACCTCGGCCGGCAGACCGGCAAGGTCGTCGCGCGCATCCTGAAGGGCGAGAAGCCGGGCGCGATCGCGTCGGAGACGAGCAGCAACCTCGAGCTGTTCGTGAACACGGGCGCGGCCGCGAAGCAGGGCGTCACGCTGTCGCCGGACCTCGTGAAGGAAGCGAAGACGGTCATCAAGTAA
- a CDS encoding VF_A0006 family four-cysteine protein: MKRGFRAVAEAVAALTLALPGAALALTDGNAQYDDCMLGALRESRNGVAAQLIQRSCDALYRNNAMLLPRERRFHECVVQSLPGVRDNYAIQQIMAICSRRGEM, encoded by the coding sequence ATGAAACGGGGGTTCCGTGCGGTTGCCGAGGCGGTTGCCGCGCTGACGCTGGCGCTGCCGGGCGCGGCGCTCGCGCTGACCGACGGCAACGCGCAATACGACGACTGCATGCTGGGCGCGCTGCGCGAGAGCCGCAACGGCGTGGCCGCGCAGCTGATCCAGCGCTCGTGCGACGCGCTGTACCGCAACAACGCGATGCTGCTGCCGCGCGAGCGACGCTTTCACGAGTGCGTCGTGCAATCGCTGCCGGGTGTGCGCGACAACTATGCGATCCAGCAGATCATGGCGATCTGCTCGCGGCGCGGCGAGATGTGA
- a CDS encoding MetQ/NlpA family ABC transporter substrate-binding protein has translation MKRRSLLKVFSVLATGAALTLSAGAHADDKVIKVGTVAGPDAEVWQVVQKVAKEKEGLNVKVIEFNDYVQPNAALDAGDLDANSFQHQPYLDSQVKQRGYKIVSAGLTYISPIGVYSKKFKSLKDLPQGAKLAVPNDPSNENRALLLLQTQGVIKLKAGAGTGGNNATVLDIAENPKKLKISELDAAQLPRVLSDVDAAVINTNYALAANLQPTKDAIALESLTSPYANLIAVRAKDKDQPWVKKLVKAYQSPEVKEFIKKQFKGSMVASF, from the coding sequence ATGAAGCGTCGCAGTCTCCTGAAGGTATTTTCCGTGCTGGCCACCGGCGCAGCGCTGACGCTGTCGGCGGGCGCGCACGCCGACGACAAGGTGATCAAGGTCGGCACGGTCGCCGGCCCGGATGCGGAAGTGTGGCAGGTCGTGCAGAAGGTCGCGAAGGAGAAGGAAGGCCTGAACGTGAAGGTCATCGAGTTCAACGACTACGTGCAGCCGAACGCGGCGCTCGACGCGGGCGACCTCGACGCGAACAGCTTCCAGCACCAGCCGTACCTCGACAGCCAGGTGAAACAGCGCGGCTACAAGATCGTCAGCGCGGGCCTCACCTACATTTCGCCGATCGGCGTGTACTCGAAGAAGTTCAAGTCGCTGAAGGATCTGCCGCAAGGCGCGAAGCTCGCGGTGCCGAACGATCCGTCGAACGAGAACCGCGCGCTGCTGCTGCTTCAGACGCAAGGCGTGATCAAGCTGAAGGCGGGCGCGGGCACCGGCGGCAACAATGCGACGGTGCTCGACATCGCCGAGAACCCGAAGAAGCTGAAGATTTCCGAGCTCGACGCCGCGCAACTGCCGCGCGTGCTGTCGGACGTCGACGCGGCCGTGATCAACACGAACTACGCGCTCGCCGCGAACCTGCAGCCGACCAAGGATGCGATCGCGCTCGAATCGCTGACGAGCCCGTACGCGAACCTGATCGCCGTGCGCGCGAAGGACAAGGATCAGCCGTGGGTGAAGAAGCTGGTCAAGGCGTACCAGTCGCCGGAAGTGAAGGAATTCATCAAGAAGCAGTTCAAGGGCTCGATGGTCGCGTCGTTCTGA
- a CDS encoding methyl-accepting chemotaxis protein, whose protein sequence is MSRMSLNRKLWLALALVWIGLLGVGAWSAYETRSTMLAERKEGIANLVDSAAGIVKAYHALAQAGTLSEADAKRDALSSLAAMRYGESGYVFVMDSKPVVLMHPTLPKLVGTQVGDYLDSDGKPLFVTILNAAKASGSGFAEYRGRLPHSETAVPKISYVTRFAPWDWNISSGVFLKDIDTVYYRTLFGHLAVVLVIGFVISAAMLVIIRNVRGSLGGEPDEAAALATRIAQGDLTRPVPVRAGDRTSMMAAMRDMQARLQATIGGIRQSAESIASASREIASGNDDLSQRTEEQAASLEETAASMEQLTATVKQNADNARQASGLANNASEIARAGNDVVSRVIGTMGEIDDSSRKIADIIGVIEGIAFQTNILALNAAVEAARAGEQGRGFAVVAGEVRSLAQRSATAAKEIRALIVDSVERVRNGSTLVGQAGTTMGEILQAVARVTDIMGEIAAASEEQASGITQVGRAVTQMDQVTQQNAALVEQAAAAAASLQEQAGKLRDAVGAFRVAEAGGGAR, encoded by the coding sequence ATGAGCAGAATGAGTTTGAACCGCAAGCTGTGGCTCGCGCTTGCGCTGGTATGGATCGGCCTACTCGGCGTCGGTGCATGGAGTGCGTACGAGACGCGCTCGACGATGCTCGCTGAACGCAAGGAAGGCATCGCCAACCTCGTCGACTCGGCGGCCGGCATCGTGAAGGCGTATCACGCGCTCGCGCAGGCCGGCACGCTGTCCGAGGCCGATGCGAAGCGCGACGCGCTCTCGAGCCTCGCCGCGATGCGCTACGGTGAGTCCGGCTACGTATTCGTGATGGATTCGAAGCCGGTCGTGCTGATGCACCCGACGCTGCCGAAGCTGGTCGGCACGCAGGTCGGCGACTATCTCGATTCGGACGGCAAGCCGCTGTTCGTCACGATCCTGAACGCCGCGAAGGCGAGCGGCAGCGGCTTCGCCGAGTATCGCGGCCGCCTCCCGCACAGCGAGACCGCGGTGCCGAAGATCAGCTACGTCACGCGCTTCGCGCCGTGGGACTGGAACATCTCGAGCGGCGTGTTCCTGAAGGACATCGATACCGTCTACTACCGCACGCTGTTCGGCCACCTTGCGGTCGTGCTCGTGATCGGCTTCGTGATCAGCGCGGCGATGCTCGTGATCATCCGCAACGTGCGCGGCAGCCTCGGCGGCGAGCCGGACGAAGCAGCCGCGCTGGCGACGCGCATCGCTCAGGGCGATCTCACGCGGCCGGTACCGGTGCGAGCCGGCGATCGCACGAGCATGATGGCGGCAATGCGCGACATGCAGGCGCGGCTGCAGGCGACGATCGGCGGGATCCGCCAGTCGGCCGAGTCGATCGCGTCGGCGAGCCGCGAGATCGCGTCCGGCAACGACGACCTGTCGCAGCGCACCGAGGAGCAGGCCGCGTCGCTCGAGGAAACGGCTGCGAGCATGGAGCAGCTGACCGCGACGGTGAAGCAGAATGCCGACAACGCGCGGCAGGCGAGCGGGCTCGCGAACAATGCCTCGGAGATCGCGCGGGCGGGCAATGACGTCGTGAGCCGCGTGATCGGCACGATGGGCGAGATCGACGACAGTTCGCGCAAGATCGCCGACATCATTGGCGTGATCGAAGGCATTGCATTCCAGACCAACATCCTCGCGCTGAACGCGGCGGTCGAGGCCGCGCGCGCCGGCGAGCAGGGCCGCGGCTTCGCGGTGGTCGCGGGCGAGGTGCGCTCGCTCGCGCAACGCAGCGCGACGGCCGCGAAGGAGATCCGCGCGCTGATCGTCGATTCGGTCGAGCGTGTGCGCAACGGTTCGACGCTGGTCGGGCAGGCCGGCACGACGATGGGCGAGATCCTGCAGGCGGTCGCGCGCGTGACCGACATCATGGGCGAGATCGCGGCCGCGTCCGAGGAGCAGGCGAGCGGCATCACGCAGGTCGGGCGCGCGGTCACGCAGATGGACCAGGTCACGCAGCAGAACGCGGCGCTGGTCGAGCAGGCCGCGGCGGCGGCCGCGTCGCTGCAGGAGCAGGCCGGGAAACTGCGCGACGCGGTCGGCGCATTCCGGGTCGCCGAAGCGGGCGGCGGCGCCCGTTGA
- a CDS encoding YciI family protein, which translates to MYVIDIHYTASLERIDDALERHRAYLQPLLERGIFIAAGPKVPREGGMILAARIDRDELDAILQTDPFVTEGLATYRVTEFRITRAAQGFNVPALP; encoded by the coding sequence ATGTACGTCATCGACATCCACTACACCGCGTCGCTCGAGCGCATCGACGATGCACTCGAACGCCACCGCGCGTATCTGCAGCCGCTGTTGGAACGCGGGATTTTCATTGCGGCGGGCCCGAAGGTGCCGCGCGAAGGCGGCATGATTCTCGCGGCGCGCATCGATCGCGACGAACTCGACGCGATTCTCCAGACCGACCCGTTCGTGACAGAAGGGCTCGCAACCTATCGCGTGACCGAGTTCAGGATCACGCGGGCCGCGCAGGGCTTCAACGTGCCGGCGCTGCCGTAA
- a CDS encoding SCO family protein — MLQSWFGRRARQGWMLACALAAAALLTGCDNAPKFQNLDITGNTQFGSDFALPDTTGKVRTLADFKGRAVVMFFGYTHCPDVCPTTMAELSEALKQLGPDASKRVQVLFVTVDPERDTPALLGQYVPAFDPSFIGLRPADEAQLKKVTKDFRVYYAKVPGNTPGSYTMDHTAASYVFDRDGKLRLFVRDGQGPGPWVHDLKLLVD; from the coding sequence ATGCTCCAATCATGGTTCGGGCGCCGCGCGCGCCAAGGCTGGATGCTCGCGTGCGCACTCGCGGCAGCCGCGCTGCTCACGGGCTGCGACAACGCACCGAAATTCCAGAATCTCGACATCACCGGCAACACGCAGTTCGGCAGCGACTTCGCGCTGCCCGACACGACCGGCAAGGTGCGCACGCTCGCCGACTTCAAGGGCCGTGCCGTCGTGATGTTCTTCGGCTATACGCACTGCCCGGACGTGTGCCCGACGACGATGGCCGAACTGTCCGAAGCGCTGAAGCAGCTCGGGCCCGACGCGTCGAAACGCGTGCAGGTGCTGTTCGTGACCGTCGATCCGGAGCGCGACACGCCCGCGCTGCTCGGCCAGTACGTGCCCGCGTTCGATCCGTCGTTCATCGGTCTGCGCCCGGCCGACGAAGCGCAGCTCAAGAAGGTCACGAAGGATTTCCGCGTGTACTACGCGAAGGTGCCCGGCAATACGCCCGGCAGCTACACGATGGATCACACGGCCGCGAGCTACGTGTTCGATCGCGACGGCAAGCTGCGCCTGTTCGTGCGCGACGGCCAGGGCCCCGGCCCGTGGGTCCACGACCTGAAACTGCTGGTCGACTGA
- the cyoE gene encoding heme o synthase has protein sequence MQSTLSQSPGSRFSQYMALTKPRVTQLAVFCAVIGMFLATPGMVPWHVLIGGTVGIWLLAGAAFAINCLVEQKVDAMMRRTAWRPSARGEITTPQILLFSAVLGSVGAWTLYTFTNPLTMWLTIATFVGYAVIYTLLLKPMTPQNIVIGGASGAMPPALGWAAVTGAVPGDAWILVLIIFVWTPPHFWVLALYRRKDYENAGLPMLPVTHGEKYTRLHILLYTVILFAVALMPFISGMSGAVYLTSAVLLGAVFLAYAWKIYRDYSDELARKAFRYSIVYLSLLFAALLVDHYARPLLGV, from the coding sequence ATGCAAAGCACCCTTTCCCAATCGCCCGGTAGCCGGTTTTCGCAGTACATGGCGCTGACGAAGCCGCGTGTCACGCAGCTCGCGGTGTTCTGCGCGGTGATCGGCATGTTTCTCGCGACGCCGGGCATGGTGCCGTGGCACGTGCTGATCGGCGGCACGGTCGGCATCTGGCTGCTGGCCGGCGCCGCGTTCGCGATCAACTGCCTCGTCGAGCAAAAGGTCGACGCGATGATGCGCCGCACCGCGTGGCGACCCTCCGCGCGCGGCGAGATCACGACCCCGCAGATCCTGCTGTTCTCGGCCGTGCTGGGCAGCGTCGGCGCATGGACGCTCTATACGTTCACGAACCCGCTGACGATGTGGCTGACGATCGCGACGTTTGTCGGCTACGCGGTGATCTACACGCTGCTGCTCAAGCCGATGACGCCGCAGAACATCGTGATCGGCGGCGCGTCGGGTGCGATGCCGCCGGCGCTTGGCTGGGCGGCCGTCACCGGTGCGGTGCCGGGCGATGCGTGGATCCTCGTGCTGATCATCTTCGTGTGGACGCCGCCGCATTTCTGGGTGCTCGCGCTCTATCGCCGCAAGGACTACGAGAATGCGGGGCTGCCGATGTTGCCGGTCACGCACGGCGAGAAGTACACGCGGCTGCACATCCTGCTGTATACGGTGATTCTGTTCGCGGTTGCGCTGATGCCGTTCATTTCCGGGATGAGCGGCGCCGTCTATCTGACGAGCGCGGTGCTGCTCGGCGCGGTGTTCCTCGCGTATGCGTGGAAGATCTACCGCGACTATTCGGACGAACTCGCCCGCAAGGCCTTCCGCTACTCGATCGTCTACCTGTCGCTGCTGTTCGCCGCGCTGCTCGTCGATCACTATGCACGCCCGCTGCTCGGCGTGTAA
- a CDS encoding COX15/CtaA family protein, with product MSYLLQLGLIGLCIALLPLSYVWVKADDDKFRKLVWITTFLTLDLVMFGGFTRLTDSGLGCPDWPGCYGTSSPFIAHAAITAAHQAMPTGPVSMTKAWIEMIHRYFAMAIGVLIIAQVVIAWSARLRRRPLHVSPWWPTSLLLLIVVQGVFGAWTVTMKLQPVIVTTHLLLGLTLLGTLGWLAARQTPLPSHDPEAGRYRAAALAALVLLVVQIALGGWVSTNYAVLACTDFPTCNGQWIPPMNFGQGFHLWRALGMTKDGEAITQDALVAIHWTHRTFAFVVVAYLVAFALKMRRFESLRRPANGVLLVVLVQFLTGLTNIVLQWPLPVAVAHNGGAAVLLLLVVMLNFRILSSRPGRVVQPARDAAPA from the coding sequence ATGTCGTATCTACTGCAACTCGGCCTGATCGGCTTGTGCATTGCGCTGCTGCCGCTGTCGTACGTGTGGGTGAAGGCCGACGACGACAAGTTTCGCAAGCTGGTGTGGATCACCACGTTCCTGACCCTCGACCTCGTGATGTTCGGCGGCTTCACGCGGCTCACCGATTCGGGCCTCGGCTGCCCGGACTGGCCGGGCTGCTACGGCACGTCGTCGCCGTTCATCGCTCACGCGGCGATCACGGCCGCCCACCAGGCGATGCCGACCGGCCCCGTCAGCATGACTAAGGCATGGATCGAGATGATCCACCGCTATTTCGCGATGGCGATCGGCGTGCTGATCATCGCGCAGGTCGTGATCGCGTGGTCCGCGCGGCTGCGCCGCCGTCCGCTGCACGTGTCGCCTTGGTGGCCGACGAGCCTGTTGCTGTTGATCGTCGTACAGGGCGTGTTCGGCGCGTGGACGGTCACGATGAAGCTGCAGCCGGTGATCGTCACGACCCATCTGCTGCTCGGGCTCACGCTGCTCGGCACGCTCGGCTGGCTCGCGGCGCGGCAGACGCCGCTGCCGTCGCATGATCCGGAAGCCGGCCGGTACCGCGCGGCCGCGCTCGCGGCGCTGGTGCTGCTGGTCGTGCAGATCGCGCTCGGCGGCTGGGTGAGCACCAACTACGCGGTGCTGGCCTGTACCGATTTCCCGACCTGCAACGGCCAGTGGATCCCGCCGATGAACTTCGGCCAGGGCTTCCACCTGTGGCGCGCGCTCGGAATGACGAAGGACGGCGAGGCGATCACGCAGGACGCGCTGGTCGCGATTCACTGGACTCACCGCACGTTCGCGTTCGTCGTCGTCGCGTATCTGGTCGCGTTCGCGCTGAAGATGCGCCGTTTCGAGTCGCTGCGGCGTCCGGCGAACGGTGTGCTGCTGGTCGTGCTGGTGCAGTTCCTGACGGGCCTGACCAACATCGTGCTGCAGTGGCCGCTGCCGGTTGCCGTCGCGCACAACGGCGGCGCCGCGGTCCTGCTGCTGCTCGTCGTCATGTTAAACTTTCGCATCCTTTCAAGCCGCCCCGGCCGTGTCGTGCAGCCCGCGCGCGACGCCGCCCCGGCGTGA
- a CDS encoding SCO family protein, with translation MQSSRQSPAASPVSPAARKRGRWMLVLLGLVCAAPIIASYFTYYVIKPKGGSTNYGTLIEPQRPIPADLQVTDETGKTVPLSSLRGVWLFVMTDRSACDDACAQKLYFMRQIRVTQAGERHRITMVWLRSDAGAIPQKVLDAYPDTRRLVADPAAVAAWLPADTGTKDSDHLYMVDPNGNLMMRFPKNPNPSKIKADVTKLLKWSSIG, from the coding sequence ATGCAATCTTCCCGTCAGAGTCCGGCCGCGTCGCCGGTTTCACCGGCGGCCCGCAAGCGCGGCCGCTGGATGCTCGTACTGCTCGGGCTCGTATGCGCGGCGCCGATCATCGCGTCGTACTTCACCTACTACGTGATCAAGCCGAAGGGCGGTTCGACCAACTACGGCACGCTGATCGAGCCGCAGCGGCCGATCCCGGCGGATCTGCAGGTCACCGACGAAACGGGCAAGACGGTGCCGCTGTCGTCGCTGCGCGGCGTGTGGCTGTTCGTGATGACCGATCGCAGCGCGTGCGACGACGCGTGCGCGCAGAAGCTCTATTTCATGCGCCAGATCCGCGTCACGCAGGCCGGCGAGCGGCACCGGATCACGATGGTGTGGCTGCGCAGCGATGCGGGCGCGATCCCGCAGAAGGTGCTCGACGCGTATCCCGACACGCGCCGCCTCGTCGCGGATCCGGCCGCGGTCGCCGCGTGGCTGCCGGCCGACACCGGCACGAAGGACAGCGACCACCTTTACATGGTCGATCCGAACGGCAACCTGATGATGCGCTTCCCGAAGAATCCGAATCCCAGCAAGATCAAGGCGGACGTGACGAAGCTGCTGAAGTGGTCGAGCATCGGCTAA
- a CDS encoding SURF1 family protein, giving the protein MKIRWLPALLVLVVVAGAIRLGFWQRDRAHQKEALQANIVRFEHAAPVDVGAEPIPLASIEFHRVRARGRFVPEQAVFLDNRPYNDQPGFYVVMPFKLTGGGAVLVNRGWLPRNIADRTAIEPFATPAGDIEIEGIARADASRAFELGEGGSAAHQKIRQNLDVAAYAKETGLPLQPFVIQQTSDDGDKLVRDWPAATTGVERNYGYMFQWWGIAAAALGFGLYAARRAAKKSAGA; this is encoded by the coding sequence ATGAAGATTCGCTGGCTGCCTGCGCTGCTGGTTCTCGTCGTCGTCGCGGGCGCGATACGCCTCGGTTTCTGGCAGCGCGACCGCGCGCACCAGAAGGAAGCGCTGCAGGCGAACATCGTCCGCTTCGAGCACGCGGCGCCCGTCGACGTCGGCGCGGAGCCGATCCCGCTCGCGTCGATCGAGTTCCACCGGGTGCGGGCGAGGGGCCGCTTCGTGCCCGAGCAAGCGGTGTTCCTCGACAATCGGCCGTATAACGACCAGCCGGGTTTTTACGTCGTGATGCCGTTTAAACTCACGGGCGGCGGCGCCGTGCTGGTGAACCGGGGCTGGCTGCCGCGCAACATCGCCGATCGCACGGCGATCGAGCCGTTCGCGACGCCCGCGGGCGACATCGAGATCGAAGGCATCGCGCGCGCCGACGCGTCCCGTGCATTCGAGCTCGGCGAAGGCGGGTCGGCTGCGCACCAGAAGATCCGGCAGAACCTGGATGTCGCCGCATATGCGAAGGAAACGGGGCTGCCGCTGCAGCCGTTCGTGATCCAGCAGACGAGCGACGACGGCGACAAGCTCGTGCGCGACTGGCCGGCGGCGACGACCGGCGTCGAGCGCAATTACGGTTACATGTTTCAGTGGTGGGGCATCGCGGCGGCCGCGCTCGGTTTCGGCCTGTACGCCGCGCGGCGTGCGGCGAAGAAGTCGGCCGGCGCGTGA
- a CDS encoding twin transmembrane helix small protein encodes MHILVPIAFVLIIASMGSALYFMMHDRGHTKRMVWSLATRVGLSVSLFLFILFANWMGWIHSTGLPIGR; translated from the coding sequence ATGCACATACTCGTTCCCATCGCCTTCGTCCTGATCATCGCCAGCATGGGCTCGGCGCTGTATTTCATGATGCACGACCGCGGCCATACGAAACGCATGGTCTGGTCGCTCGCCACCCGCGTCGGGTTGTCGGTGTCGCTGTTCCTGTTCATCCTGTTCGCGAACTGGATGGGCTGGATCCATTCGACCGGCCTGCCGATCGGGCGTTGA
- a CDS encoding cytochrome c oxidase subunit 3, with protein MSGQNQTPYYFVPHPSQHPISAAVGLLVMLGSVALWINGHDWAPYTALLGLLWLLFTLYHWFGDAIAESEGGHYGKNVDKSYRWSMSWFIFSEVMFFGAFFGALFYAREIALHQLGSLDYKLIWPDFSAVWPNEGPAALAGHFKTMGPWPVPTLNTAFLLASGVTLTVSHHALRDDHRKKAIAWLAATLVLGICFLFMQGFEYYHAYNELNLTLNSGVYGSTFFLLTGFHGFHVFLGGTMLAVVLVRMIRGHFKPDHHFAFEGAAWYWHFVDVVWLGLYVVVYWL; from the coding sequence ATGAGCGGTCAAAACCAGACCCCGTACTATTTCGTGCCGCATCCGTCGCAGCATCCGATCAGCGCGGCCGTCGGCCTGCTGGTCATGCTCGGGTCGGTGGCGCTGTGGATCAACGGTCACGACTGGGCTCCGTACACGGCGCTGCTTGGCCTGCTGTGGTTGCTCTTCACGCTGTATCACTGGTTCGGCGACGCGATCGCCGAATCGGAAGGCGGTCACTACGGCAAGAACGTCGACAAGTCGTACCGCTGGAGCATGAGCTGGTTCATCTTCTCCGAAGTGATGTTCTTCGGCGCATTCTTCGGTGCGCTGTTCTATGCGCGCGAAATCGCGCTGCACCAGCTCGGCAGCCTCGACTACAAGCTGATCTGGCCGGACTTCTCCGCCGTGTGGCCGAACGAAGGCCCCGCCGCGCTCGCCGGGCACTTCAAGACGATGGGCCCGTGGCCGGTCCCGACGCTGAACACCGCGTTCCTGCTGGCATCGGGCGTGACGCTGACGGTGTCTCACCACGCGCTGCGCGACGATCACCGCAAGAAGGCCATCGCATGGCTCGCCGCGACGCTCGTGCTCGGTATCTGCTTCCTGTTCATGCAAGGCTTCGAGTACTACCACGCGTACAACGAACTGAACCTGACGCTGAACTCGGGCGTCTACGGCTCGACGTTCTTCCTGCTGACCGGCTTCCACGGTTTCCACGTGTTCCTCGGCGGCACGATGCTCGCGGTGGTGCTGGTGCGGATGATCCGCGGCCACTTCAAGCCCGATCACCACTTCGCATTCGAAGGCGCCGCGTGGTACTGGCACTTCGTCGACGTCGTCTGGCTCGGCCTGTACGTCGTCGTCTACTGGCTGTAA
- a CDS encoding DUF2970 domain-containing protein yields MTETKRGGSFGQALRAVLWSFFGVRKRRDLEADATQLNPLHVLIVALIAAGVFIGVLILIVRAVVG; encoded by the coding sequence ATGACGGAAACCAAGCGGGGCGGGTCGTTCGGCCAGGCGTTGCGAGCGGTGTTGTGGTCGTTCTTCGGCGTGCGCAAGCGGCGCGACCTGGAGGCCGATGCGACGCAGCTGAATCCGCTGCACGTGCTGATCGTCGCGTTGATCGCGGCCGGCGTGTTCATCGGCGTGCTGATCCTGATCGTGCGAGCGGTCGTCGGCTGA